The genomic window GCCGAGCACCTGTCCGGCACCACCAACGGACACCTCGCCACCCCGGGGCGGCCCGACGATCTATAGTCGGTCTGCTGGGCCTCCCAGGTGATGATGCCGTCCTTGACGTACACCTTCCACGAGCACGAGCCGGTGCAGTTCACCCCGTGCGTGGAGCGCACCACCTTGTCGTGCGACCAGCGATCCCGGTAGAAATCGTCCGCCTGCCGGCCGCCCTTCCCGTGCAGAGTGCGAAGATCGTCGGAGACCTCCGCCCTGGTGAAGAACCGGCGGCTGCGCACCAGCGCCTCCGCCAATTCGCCGTCCATGGCCGCCTGCGTCTGTTCCCGGCTGGTCTCCGTGCTCACCGTGCCACTCCGCCCCGGGCGCCACGGGCCCGTTCGAATTGCGATCGGTTCCGGCCGCACACGACTCTACGACCGCCGTCCCCCGGAGGGTCAACAGCCACACCACGACCAACACACGGTTTGGCGAAGATCGCCTGCGTGCAGGGGCGGTTACCCGGGCTTCGCAATGCCATACCCACACCTGCAAACGCCGCGCCCCCGCTCATTCCGAGCGGGGGCGCGGGATCTGCATGGTGTGCCCCCGAGTGGGCGGAAGCACTGCCCGGTCAGGCGGCCGGCCGGGACAGGGCGCCGCCCGCCTTCGCGCGCACAGCCTCGACCGCTTCCCACTCCTCGGTGCTGAGGTTGGCGAGCGCGGCCGGGAAGACCCCGTCCTGCTCCTTGAGGATGTGACCGCGCAGCAGGGCCATCGCCTCGATGAGCCGGTTCGGCCAGGTCGGGTCCGAGGGCGTCGCGCCGTCGGCGGCCTCGGCCAGCACCGCCTCGATGCGGCGGTGCTCGGCCTCCAGGGCGGCGATCTGCTCGGGGAAGTCCAGTGCCATCGCGGGGAACAGGCCGTGCTCCTCGACCCGTGTGTGCGGGTCGAGCACGGTAGTGATCTCGCGGGCGATCTGAGCCATCCGGTCCACGTCACCGTCCTGGCGGGCGGGGTGAAGATGGCTGATCAGGCGGACGACCTCGTCGTGCTCACGGGTCAGTTCGTCGATCGACGCCAGCGACTGGCAGCCGCAGTACTCGCACACCGGTCTTCTCCCTGTCCTTCGTTCCCTGCCGGTCTGGGCCGCTCGCCCTTACGCGATGGTGCCGACGGTGCGGTGCCCTCGCCGACCGCCGGTGCGCGGCTTCCTCTCGCCGCCTTCGGCCGCCGCGCGGACACCGGTGAGGGTGAAGGCCAGCGCCGCGGCGGCCACGATCGCGAGCAGGACGAGACCGATCGCGTACGACTCGTAGGCTCCGTACAGCGAGCCCATCACCAGCGGCGGCAGGAAGCCGCCCAGTCCGCCCGCGGCGCCGACCACGCCGGTGACGGAGCCGACCTGGTTGGCCGGGGTGCGCAGGGCCACCAGGGCGAACGTCGCCCCGCTGCCCGCGCCGAGCGCGGCGGCCATGGCCAGGAACGCGATGGTGCCCACCGGCGCCAGGGCGGGGGTGAACGACTGCACGACCGCCCCGACCACGACCGCGGTCAGCGAGCCGGCCAGCACCCGGACGGGGCCGATCCGGTCGGACAACCAGCCGCCGATCGGGCGCATCGCCACCGCGAGGAGTACGAACCCGGCCATGCGGTTCGCGGCGTCGGCCTGGGTCAGGCCGTAGCCGGTCTTGAGGTAGGTGGGCAGGTAGACCGAGAAGGCGACGTAGCCGCCGAACGCGACCGCGTACAGCGCGGATGCCTGCCAGGTGATGGGCAGCCGGACGGTGGCGGCCAGTCGGCGGGCCAGGGGCTCGGTCGGCACGGTGCGGCCGGGCGCGTCACGCAGCAGCAGCGCGGCGGCCACGGCATACACGGCCAGGACCGCGGCGGTGATCAGGAACGGAGTGGACATGCTGCCCGCGTCGACCAGCTTCACCGTGGTCAGGGCGCTGATCGCGGTGCCACCCATGCCGGCGCCGAAGACGCCGATGGCAAGACCGCGCCGCTCGGGCGGAAACCAGGCGTTGACGAGCGGCACACCGACGGCGAAGGCAGTGCCGCCGATGCCGAGGAAGAACCCGCCGATCAGCAGGGCGGCGAGGGAGGAGTACCCGGCCAGGCCGAGGTAGAGCACCGGCACGATGGTGGCCGCCGACACGATCGGGAACATGACCCGGCCGCCGAACCGGTCGGTCAGCGCGCCGACCGGGATCCGGCCCAGTGAGCCGACCACGACCGGCACCGCCACCAGCAGCGACTGCTCGAACGACGACAGGTCGAGGCCGTCCTTGAACCGGGGGCCGAGCGGGCTGAGCAGCGCCCAAGCCCAGAAGTTCACGGCGAAACCGACCGTTGCCAGGGCCAGCATCAGCCACGCCCGGCCGGACACCGACCCAGCTGACGGTGAACTACCGCTCTTCGACTCCAACGGCTGGACCATGTTGTCCGTCCCCTTTCCGCTTCATGGTGGTACTGCGCCACCGGGATCGCACGCGCACCGCAGGCCCCCTTGCCTGCAGAACGGCGTCACGTCACCACTGTCCGCATCAGGACGCACCGCGGGCATGGGCCATCCGTCCCTACCGGCGGACAGACGGTCCCCGGGTTCGGACCCGGCCGTCCCTCCAAACAGGCCCCTGAACCGCCTCGCCCGAGCGGCTCCCGGGAAACAACGGCTGCGATCGGCCGTCCCCGCGGGAGCCGGGAGGGGATAGGGCCGGTCGGCCCTATCCCCTCCCGGCTCCCGCGGGGACGATGGACTGATGTCCCAGAACGACGCCTTTCGCTCACTCGACCGGCAGGAGTGCCTGCGGCTGCTCGCCAAGGTGCCGGTCGGCCGCGTGGTCTACACCAGGCAGGCACTGCCCGCGGTCCTCCCCATCAACTTCTCCCTGGACACGGACGCCTCCGTCCTGCTGTGCACCTCGCCGGACTCGGACCTCGTACGCGCCATCGACGGCGTCGTGGTCGCCTTCGAAGCGGACGAGTTCGACGCGGCAACGCGGTCCGGCTGGAGCGTGGTCGTCACGGGCCGGGCCACCATGGTGACCGACCCCGCCGAGCACGAGCGGCTGTCCCAGGACGGCCCCACGTCTTGGATGCCCCTGAAAGACGCCGTGTTCGTACGGATCGAATCCGAGATGGTCACGGGCCGGGAGCTCAGCGGGGCGCGCGGCAATCCGTGAGGCACAGCAGAGCGGGTCGGGCAACGGTCCTCGATCTGCGCGGGCCGCGATCGCCCGCGGGGTCGGTGGGGGTGGTGGCAGCGGGTACGCCGCGCACCTGATAGGACCGGGCGCCGACGCAGAAGAAGGGTGGACCTCAAGACCGCGGCCCAGGCACAGGGGCGGGGCCCTGGCGCGGGCCTGTCCGTTCGGACGGGGAGGCCACCCGAAGGGACAGACGCATGCAAAGTCATCGCGGACAACGGGCAGTTGTCCCCGTTCGACGACAGGGGAAGCGCATGGGGCAGCACGGTGAACTGCGGCGCGCAGGGCCGGCCTGGAGGACGAGTGGTCCCGCCGGGTGCCACGGACGAAGGTCCTGTGTGCGCCACCGAGCGGTGGCGATCCGTTGCGCCACGAAGTGGCCGAGTCCTGGGCGCGCTCGCTGACCAGCGTGGACCCCGGCCGGGACAGCGCTCCCGTTGCCGAAGGGGGCCCTGTGCACGAGCGCTGGTCCCGATCGCCACTGCGCCGACCGGTCGATGACCTCGCCGACGAACTGCGCAGCGTCGCCGACGACGCCGGATTCGTCACCGCGGTCACCGACGAGTCCGGGACGATCCTGTGGACTTACGGCGGACAGACCATGCGGCGACGGGCCGAGCGGGTCAACTTCGCACCGGGTGGGCGGTGGGACGAGCAGACCAGGGGCACCAACGCCCTGTCCCTCGCACTGCGCACCGGCCGCCCCAGCACCGTCTTCTCCGCCGAACACCTGGTGACGGCACTGCACGGCTGGGCCTGCTACTGCGCGCCGATCCACGGTCCCGACGGGCAAGTCCTCGGTGTCCTGGACCTGTCCACCACCTGGGACCGCTCGCCTCCGTTGGCCATGTCCACCGTGCGCGGTCTGGCCTCCGCCATCGAGGCTGAACTCCGTACCGAACCGCCCCTTCGGTCCCGCGAAGACCAGCCCCAGGCACGGCTGCACTGCCTGGGCACCGAGAAAGCGGTACGCGAGGGCGTACCCCTTCTGCCGCGGCCCCGGCATCTGGAGATGCTCACGCTGCTCGCGCTGGAACCGGACGGATACACCCGGGGAAAGGCTCCGCGCGGTCCTGTACGGCGACCGTGCCGTCACCGCCTCCACGTTCAAGGCGGAGATCTCCCATCTGCGCCGGGCCCTCGGGGGCGGTATCGCCACGCGCCGCTACGAACGCCGCCGTACCGCGTCGACAAATGTCTGGAGCATACGGTCGTATGCGCCGAGGTCGATCTGGCCTGACCCCGACTTCCTCACCTCGGGCAGGAATGCGATCGGGCGACCCGAAGAGCCGGACGCGCCTGCGCAGCAGGGATTTCCTCGCGCCCGTCCGCCGTGGGCCTCGGCCCGAAGCGCCGTGAGAGACCGCAGCGTTCAGCTCTCGGCACGGAACCGGTAGACCAGCCGCTCGCCGGGCTGAACGCATGGGCCGGTCGGGGGCGAGGGAGCCTGCGTGGAAGTCGATGCCGTGGCCCATGCCGTGGTCGTCGTTGACGAGGGTGATCTCGAAGACGTCGCCGACCTGTCCATGCAGGGTGGGGCCTGGTGCGGTGCCGCCGAAGGTCCACATCTGTTCCTCGTGTGCTGGGGCGTTCCTTGTGCTTGGGGTGCGGCGGGCGCCCGCATGCCGGATTGAGCAAAGTCCGTGCGGCGCCGGAGAGTTGAGGGTGGCTCGTCAGCTGTGGCTGAGCCGGAGCCGCCAGGCTTCCGGGCCGCGTTCCAGGTACTCCACCGAGAAGACCCCGGGGCTGCGCTGTTCGATCTGAGCGAGCAGCGGCAGCGGGTCGTGCGGGGCGACCAGTACCATCGCGGTGCCCGCCGGGACGGCGTCCAGCGCGCCGAAGACCGTGGCGTGACGCAGGGCGTGGGGAACCTCCCGCACATCCAGCTCCGGTTCGGCCTCCTCCTCCGCAGCGCCGCAGCCGCATGCTCCGCCGCAGCCGCCGGTCTCCTCGGTCCGCTCCTCCTGCACGTCCTGTCCTTCCCCGGTGCCCTGCGTTCCGTAGGCGCCCTTGGCGGGCGTGTCGTTCGCGAGCCGGTCGTACATGTCCGCGAGCAGCGCAGCCAGGGAGACCTCGGGCGCCATGGCGAGCAGAGGCAGGACGAGGCCGTTCTCCTTGGCCACGTGCTCTTCGAAGAGCACCTGAAGGGCCCGCGCGTCGGCCGCCGCGCCCGCCGGGTTGGGTGCGGCGCGCAGGGCGTCGACGAGGGCGGTGAAGCAGCGGTGTTCGCCGATGAGGCTCTCGATGAGCAGGCGGGCCTCGGGCATGCCGTGCGCGACGGGGTAGAGCGCGGCTTCCTCGGCTGCGGCGTGCGGCAGCAGCGAGCGGTCGCAGAAGGCCACGAGCCCGGCGTGGATCTTCTCAGCGGCGCTCGGCTCGCGGCGGTCCACGGCGGTGAGCAGCATCTTCACGCGTCCGGCCAGTTCCCCGGCCAGGCGGGCGTGGTGCGCCTCCGCGCCTTCAAGGGCTGTGGCGTCCTGAGGGTTCGAGGCGAGGGTGAGCACGCTCATGGTCGTGTCTCCAGCGGGTCGGGCCGGCGCGGCCGGTCGATGCGGGTGGGGCCGGCATTCCGGGTGCCGACTCTCGGGGCGAATGCCGCGTCCGGCCGCGGTGAGCGGCCGGACGCTCGACCGAACCGGGCGCCACGCTCCGTACGCGCTGTACCTGCGGCGGCCGGGGACGGGGGAATCGGCTGCCAGGCAGGCACGGAATGCGGTCGTACAGATGGGCATCCGCGGTTCGATCAGTGCCCAGCATGCACGCCGGGCGCAGCCGACTCCCCCGCCGACCGGACCCAGCACGGGGACCAAAGGTCCCTATGGCAACCGGCCAGACAGGGCCGGAAGGTCGTCCGGCAGGGACCGCCGGCCCCAGGTGCACCATGGCCTGCGGCTTCTAGCGTTCCCAACCATGGAGAACGATCAGAGCGCACGGCGCCAGGCGTCGCCCACAGGTGCGGGCTGGCCGCTGGCGGCCCGCAGACTGTTGACCCGTCGTGAGATGTCGGCCGACGGGCGCGCCGTGTTCGGCGAAGGCGACCCGAAGTGGGAGAGCTTCTACCGGGACCGGTGGGCCCACGACAAGGTGGTGCGCTCCACCCATGGTGTGAACTGCACAGGGTCGTGCTCGTGGATGGTGTACGTCAAGGACGGCATCATCACCTGGGAGCACCAGGCCACCGACTACCCGTCGATCGGCACGGACTGCCCCGAGTACGAGCCACGCGGTTGCCCGCGCGGGGCCTCCTTCTCCTGGTACACCTACTCCCCCAGCCGCGTCCGCTACCCATATGTGCGGGGCGAGTTGCTGAAGCTCTGGCGCGAGGCCCGCAAGCGGCTCGGCGACCCGGTGGCGGCCTGGGCCGAGATCACCGGCGACCCGGCCAGGGCCCGCTCCTACAAACGGGCTCGCGGCAAGGGCGGCCTGGTGCGCGCCGACTGGGACGAGGTCAGCGAGCTGATCGCCGCCGCCCAGGTGCACACCGTCAAGGCGTACGGACCCGACCGCGTCGCGGGCTTCTCGCCCATCCCGGCGATGTCGATGGCGTCGTTCGCGGCCGGGGCTCGGTTCCACTCGCTGATCGGCGGCACGCTGCTGTCGTTCTACGACTGGTACGCCGACCTGCCGATCGCCTCGCCGCAGGTCTTCGGCGACCAGACGGACGTGCCGGAGGCGGCGGACTGGTGGAACGCGGGCTATCTGATCATGTGGGGCTCCAACATCCCCGTGACCCGCACGCCCGACGCGCACTTCCTCACCGAGACCCGCTACAACGGCACCAAGGTCGTCGCGGTCAGCCCCGACTACGCCGACAACGTCAAGCACGCCGACGAGTGGGTCGCCCCGCACCCCGGCACGGACGGGGCGCTGGCGATGGCCATGGGCCACGTCATCCTGCGCGAGTTCCTGATCGACCGCGAAGTGCCCTACTTCCAGGACTACATGCGCAAGTTCACCGACGCCCCGTTCCTGGTGACCCTGCGCGAGCACGACCGCGGTCTCGTCCCGGACGGGTTCCTGACCGCCGCCGACCTCGGACACGACACGGAGCACGCCGAGTCCAAGACGGTTCTCCTGGACGGGGCCACGGGCGAACCCGTGGTCCCCAACGGCTCGCTCGGCTTCCGGTGGGGGGAAGCCGGGCGAGGTCGTTGGAACCTGGACCTGGGCGACGTGGTACCCGAACTGAGCCTGCTGGAGCGGGCCGAGGAGACGGCCGAGGTCGCGCTGCCCCGCTTCGACGAGGGCGGCACGGAAGGCGGTTCGGTCCTGGTGCGCGGGGTGCCGGTGCGCCGGGTCGGCGGCCGGCTCGTCACCACGGTCTTCGACCTGATGCTGGCGCAGTACGGCGTCGCACGCCCCGGGCTGCCGGGCAACTGGCCCACCTCGTACGAGGACGCGTCCGAGCCGTACACCCCGGCCTGGCAGGAGACGATCACCTCGGTCCCGGCGGAGCAGGCTGCCCGCATCGGCCGGGAGTTCGCCCGCAACGCCGAGCGCACCAACGGCCGGTCCATGATCGCGCTGGGTGCCGGCACCAACCACTGGTTCCACTCCGACACCATCTACCGTGCCTTCCTGGCGCTGATCACGATGACCGGCTGCCAGGGCGTCAACGGCGGCGGCTGGGCGCACTACGTCGGCCAGGAGAAGGTCCGCCCGGTCACCGGACAGCAGCACCTGTCGTTCGCCTTCGACTGGCAGCGGCCCACCCGGCACATGGCGGGCACCTCGTACTGGTATCTGAACTCCGACCAGTGGCGCTACGAGGCGTTCGGGCCCGACGAGTTTGCTTCCCCGCTCGGGAAGGGCCGGTTCAAGGGCAAGGCGTTCGCGGACACACTCGCGCAGGCCGTGCGGCTGGGCTGGACTCCCGGTCACCCCGGCTTCAACCGCAACCCCCTCGATCTGGCCGACGAGGCAGCCGCTGCGGGCCGGCCGGTCGCCGAGCACATCGTGGACGAGCTGAAGTCCGGGCGGCTGCGGTTCGCCGTCGAGGACCCGGACGACCCGGCCAACTTCCCGCGTGTGCTGACCGTGTGGCGGGCCAACCTGCTCGGCTCCTCCGGCAAGGGCAACGAGTACTTCCTGCGCCACCTGCTGGGCACGGACGCGGCGGTCCGCTCCGAGGAGACCCCGCCCGAGGGCCGTCCGAAGGAGGTGGTGTGGCGGGAGGAGGCGCCCGAGGGCAAGCTCGACCTGCTCGTCACCATGGACTTCCGCATGACCTCCACCAGCCTGCTCTCCGACGTCGTCCTGCCGGCCGCCACCTGGTACGAGAAGGACGACCTGTCGTCGACCGACATGCACCCCTTCGTCCACGCCTTCACCCCGGCCATCGCCCCGCCGTGGCAGGCCCGCACCGACTACGACATGTTCCTGACGATGGCCGACAAGTTCAGCGAACTGGCCGCCGACCACCTCGGCACCCGCACCGATGTCCTCGCGGTGCCGCTGCTGCACGACACCCCGGACGAACTCGCCCAGCCGGGCGGGGTGGTGCGGGACTGGAAGACCGGCGAGTGCGAGCCGGTTCCCGGGCGGACCATGCCGAATCTGGTCGTCATCGAACGGGACTACGCCGCGATCGCGCAGAAGATGCGCGCCGTCGGCCCGCTGCTCGACACGCTGGGCACCACCACCAAGGGCGTCACCGTCCACCCGAACCAGGAGATCGACGACCTCCGGCACCGCAACGGCACCGTCAGGGACGGCATCGCCGCCGGACGGCCCTCCCTCGCCACCGCCTCCGACATGTGCGAGGCGATCCTCGCCCTGTCCGGCACCACCAACGGCCGCCTGGCCACAGAGGGCTTCCGGGAGCTGGAGCGGCAGACCGGCAGCGAGGGCCTGGTCGAACTCGCCTCCGAGCGCGAGGCCGACCGGATCACGTTCGCCGACACGCGCACCCAGCCCCGTTCGGTGATGACGTCGTACGAATGGTCGGGCTCGGAGACCGGCGGGCGCCGCTACTCGCCGTTCGTCATCAACACCGAGCACAAGAAGCCCTGGCACACCCTCACCGGCCGCCAGCACTTCTTCGTCCAGCACGACTGGATCGCCGAACTCGGCGAGCAACTGCCGGTCTACCGGCCTCCGTTGAACACGCCCAAGCACTACGGCGACGAGCACCTGGGCGAGAGCGGCCGGGCCGAGGTCACGGTCCGCTATCTGACCCCGCACTCGAAGTGGTCCATCCACTCGAACTACCAGGACAACAAGTACATGCTCGACCTGTCCCGCGGCGGCCCGACGATCTGGATGTCCGCCGCCGACGCCGAGAAGATCGGCGTCAAGGACAACGAGTGGATCGAGGCGTACAACCGCAACGGCGTCGTCGCCGCCCGGGCCGTGGTCACCCACCGCATGCCCGAGGGAACCGTGTACATGTACCACGCCCAGGACCGCAACGTGAACGTCCCGAGGACCGAGGTCAGCGGCAAGCGCGGCGGCATCCACAACTCACTCACCCGGCTCCTGCTCAAGCCCACCCACCTCGCAGGCGGCTACGCCCAGTTCACCTACGCCTTCAACTACTACGGCCCGACCGGCAACCAGCGCGACGAGGTCACCGTCATCCGCCGCCGCAGCCAGCAAGTGGAGTACTGACATGCGCGTCATGGCACAGATCGCGATGGTGATGAACCTCGACAAGTGCATCGGCTGCCACACCTGCTCGGTCACCTGCAAGCAGACATGGACCAACCGCACCGGCGTCGAGTACGCCTGGTTCAACAACGTCGAGACCAAGCCCGGCGTCGGCTACCCCCGCCGCTACGAGGACCAGGCACACTGGAAGGGTGGCTGGATGCTCGACAAGCGCGGACGCCTCGTCCTGCGCTCCGGCGGCCGGATCAAGCGGCTCCTGTCCCTCTTCTCCAACCCCGACCTGCCGTCCATCGAGGACTACTACGAGCCGGTCACCTACGACTACGACAACCTCGTCAACGCCCCGGCCGGCAAGGACATGCCCGTGGCCCGCCCGCGCTCCGTCCTCACCGGCAAACCGACGTCCATCACCTGGGGCGCCAACTGGGAGGACGGCCTCGGCGGCGCGCCCGAGAACGCCGGCGGTGACCCCAACCTGACCGGGGAATGGGCGGAGAAGGTCAAGTTCGAGTTCGAGCAGACCTTCCTCTTCCACCTCCCGCGCCTGTGCGAGCACTGCCTCAACCCGGCCTGTGTCTCCGCCTGCCCGTCCGGCGCGATGTACAAGCGGGTCGAGGACGGCATCGTCCTGGTCGACCAGGAACGCTGCCGCGGCTGGCGGATGTGCGTGACGGCCTGCCCGTACAAGAAGGTGTACGTCAACCACGCCACCGGCAAGGCCGAGAAGTGCACGTTCTGCTTCCCGCGCATCGAGGCCGGCCAGCCCACCGTCTGCTCGGAGACCTGCGTCGGACGCCTGCGCTACCTCGGGCTGCTGCTGTACGACGCCGACCGCGTCGGCGAGGCCGCGGCCACCCCGGACGAGAAGGACCTGCTCGACGCCCAGCGCGGCGTCTTCCTCGACCCGCACGACCCCGCCGTGATCACGGCGGCCCGGGAGGCCGGCATCCCGGAGGACTGGCTGGACGCGGCCCGCCGCTCCCCGGTCTACGACCTCGTGATGAGGTACAAGGTGGCGCTGCCGCTGCACCCGGAGTACCGGACGATGCCGATGGTCTGGTATGTACCCCCGCTCAGCCCCGTCCTGGACGCCGTCGACGCCGCGGGCGGAAACCAGGACGACCCCGACCACGTCTTCGCCGCCGTCACCCGGCTGCGCATCCCGCTGGAGTACCTGGCGGAGCTGTTCACCGCCGGGGACGCCGATGTGGTCGCCGGGGTGCTGATGAAGCTCACCGCCCTGCGCTCGTACATGCGTGAACGCACCCTCGGGGAGGACGGCGACGAGGCAGCGCTGAAGGCCGTCGGCCTCACCCCGAGCGAGGCGGAGGACCTGCACCGGCTTCTCGCCATCGCCAAATACCAGGACCGCTACGTCGTCCCCGCCGCCCACAAGGAGGATGCCGCCGCGCTCAGCGCGATGGAGAACCGCTGCCCGGTCGAATCGTCCGACGACCCGGCGGACGCCGGTGGCCGACGAGTGATGCTCGGCATCCCCACCCTGCGCCGCCGTGCGCCCGAAGCCCCCGCCGGAGACCGTCCGTGAGCCCGCTGCCCACCACCATTCCCGCTCTCATCCGCACCCGCGTCCGCGCCGCTGTACGCCGCCCGGCCCGCCTCACACCCGAGGAGGCCGAGTCACGCACCCTGCTGCTGCGGCTGTGCTCACTGCTCCTGCAGTACCCGGACGCCGAACTCGCCGCCTGCCGAGCCGTGTTGACCGCGTCCATCGAGACGCTGCCGCCCTCACCCGCCGCCGAGCACCTGGCCGACTTCACCACATGGTTCGCCGACCAGGAGCCGGAGGCACTGGAGCGCCACTACGTCGAGATGTTCGACCTGCGCCGCAAGAGCAGCCTCTACCTCACCTACTACCTGCACGGCGACACCCGCCGCCGGGGCATGGCCCTGCTCACTTTGAACCAGCGGTACAAGGCCGCGGGCTGGGACATCGACGGGGGTGAACTGCCCGACCACCTGCCGGTCGTCCTGGAGTTCGCCGCCCTGGCGGGCCCGGGTGGCGGCGAGGCCCCGCTGCGCCAGCACCGCCGCGGGCTGGAACTCATCCACCACGCCCTGGCCGACGCCGACTCCCCCTACCGGCACGTCCTGGCCGCGCTGCTCACCCTGCTGCCGCCGCCCACCGAGGCGGACCGCGCGGCGGTGGCCCAGCTCGTCGCCGAGGGCCCGCCGAACGAGGAGGTCGGCCTCGACCCCTACGGAACGTACGGGGAAGGGGAGTTCGCCCCTCCGAGCACCTTCGTGCCGCCGATGGCCGCTCCGCCGACCCGGGTACCGGCCACCAACCCGACCACCAGCCGTATGGAAGGCACCCGATGAACGCCGCATCCCTCTCCCCGTCGGCCGCCGCGGCGGCGAGCGGCACCGACCTCCTGCTGTGGGTCGCCGTCCCGTACATCTGCCTCGCGGTGTTCGTGGTCGGACACAGTTGGCGCTACCGCCAGGACCAGTTCGGATGGACCACGCACACCAGCCAGCTCCTCGAACACCGCTGGCTGCGCTGGGGCAGCCCGCTGTTCCACCTCGGCGCCTTCATGGTGATCGCCGGCCATGTCGTGGGACTCGCCATTCCCGACTCGTGGACCGAGGCCGTCGGCATCAGCGAGCACGCGTACCACACCACGGCCGTCTGGGCGGGCTCGGTGGCGGGCATCGCCATGGTCGCGGGCCTCGGCATGCTGTGCACCCGCCGGCTCCTGACGCGCAGGATCCGGCTCACCACCGACCGCAGCGACAAACTCCTCTTCCCCCTGCTGTCCGCCACCGTCGTGCTCGGCATCACCGCCACCGCCGCCCACAACGTCTTCGGCGCCAGCTATGACTACCGCTCCACCGTCTCCGTCTGGTTCCGCGGCCTGTTCGTCCTCCAGCCGCAGCCGGAGGCGATCACCGGAGCCCCGCTACTGTTCCAGCTGCACGCCCTGACCGCCTTCCTGCTCTTCGCGGCCTGGCCGTTCACCCGGCTGGTGCACGTGTGGAGCGCCCCGATCGGCTACCTCGCCCGGCCCTACCTCGTCTACCGCAGGCGAGCCACACCGACCGCGGCCCCGACGCACACGCGCCGGACCCGGTCGGCCTCCGGCTCCCGGTGAGCCCCATGAGCCCCGGACCCGCGCTCGCACGGGCCGCCACAACCACCCGGCGCCCGCACACAGTGGGCGCGGGCCGCCGCACGGGATGGGTGATGGTCCTCACCGGTACCGTCGGCTGGCTCGCGTCCTTCCAGCTCACCGTGGACGACTGGCGGCTCCTCCGCGACCCCTCCTACCAACCGCCGTGCAACATCAGCCCCGTCGTGAGCTGCGGCAGCGTCATGTCCAGCCCGCAGGGCAGCGTGTTCGGCTTCCCCAACATGCTGCTCGGCCTGGGCGCCTTCGCCGCCGTGACCGCCCTGGGCGTCGCCGTGCTCACCGGCGCGCGCCTGCACCGGAAGGTGTGGATCGCGCTGGACGCCGGCGCACTGGTGACGGTGGCGTTCGTCCACTGGCTGATCGGACAGTCGCTCTACGAGCTCAACAAGCTCTGCCCCTACTGCGCCGTCGTCTGGGTCGTGACCATCGCCCTGTTCTGGTACGTCAGCCTGCACTGCCTGGAACGCGGAATCATCCCCATGCCCAGCGGGGTGCTGGCGATCGTGCGGGACACGCACTGGATGCTCCTCGGCGCCTGGTACGGCGTGATCGCACTCCTCGTCCTCACCCGCTTCTGGGCGTACTGGAGCAGCCTGCTGTAGCCGACGCCGCACTCCGCTCAAGCCGCTCGCAGGTCACACGGACGAGAGAACGACGATCAATCCTGGACGACGTTCTGAAGGAATGGACAGCCGCTCTCAAGGACGACCTGGGCATCGAACTCGGGACAGGGGCCGCCCGTGGTAGCCCGCTGCCGGAGTGCCGAGACGGTCAA from Streptomyces sp. DSM 40750 includes these protein-coding regions:
- a CDS encoding nitrate reductase subunit alpha, producing MENDQSARRQASPTGAGWPLAARRLLTRREMSADGRAVFGEGDPKWESFYRDRWAHDKVVRSTHGVNCTGSCSWMVYVKDGIITWEHQATDYPSIGTDCPEYEPRGCPRGASFSWYTYSPSRVRYPYVRGELLKLWREARKRLGDPVAAWAEITGDPARARSYKRARGKGGLVRADWDEVSELIAAAQVHTVKAYGPDRVAGFSPIPAMSMASFAAGARFHSLIGGTLLSFYDWYADLPIASPQVFGDQTDVPEAADWWNAGYLIMWGSNIPVTRTPDAHFLTETRYNGTKVVAVSPDYADNVKHADEWVAPHPGTDGALAMAMGHVILREFLIDREVPYFQDYMRKFTDAPFLVTLREHDRGLVPDGFLTAADLGHDTEHAESKTVLLDGATGEPVVPNGSLGFRWGEAGRGRWNLDLGDVVPELSLLERAEETAEVALPRFDEGGTEGGSVLVRGVPVRRVGGRLVTTVFDLMLAQYGVARPGLPGNWPTSYEDASEPYTPAWQETITSVPAEQAARIGREFARNAERTNGRSMIALGAGTNHWFHSDTIYRAFLALITMTGCQGVNGGGWAHYVGQEKVRPVTGQQHLSFAFDWQRPTRHMAGTSYWYLNSDQWRYEAFGPDEFASPLGKGRFKGKAFADTLAQAVRLGWTPGHPGFNRNPLDLADEAAAAGRPVAEHIVDELKSGRLRFAVEDPDDPANFPRVLTVWRANLLGSSGKGNEYFLRHLLGTDAAVRSEETPPEGRPKEVVWREEAPEGKLDLLVTMDFRMTSTSLLSDVVLPAATWYEKDDLSSTDMHPFVHAFTPAIAPPWQARTDYDMFLTMADKFSELAADHLGTRTDVLAVPLLHDTPDELAQPGGVVRDWKTGECEPVPGRTMPNLVVIERDYAAIAQKMRAVGPLLDTLGTTTKGVTVHPNQEIDDLRHRNGTVRDGIAAGRPSLATASDMCEAILALSGTTNGRLATEGFRELERQTGSEGLVELASEREADRITFADTRTQPRSVMTSYEWSGSETGGRRYSPFVINTEHKKPWHTLTGRQHFFVQHDWIAELGEQLPVYRPPLNTPKHYGDEHLGESGRAEVTVRYLTPHSKWSIHSNYQDNKYMLDLSRGGPTIWMSAADAEKIGVKDNEWIEAYNRNGVVAARAVVTHRMPEGTVYMYHAQDRNVNVPRTEVSGKRGGIHNSLTRLLLKPTHLAGGYAQFTYAFNYYGPTGNQRDEVTVIRRRSQQVEY
- the narH gene encoding nitrate reductase subunit beta, with product MRVMAQIAMVMNLDKCIGCHTCSVTCKQTWTNRTGVEYAWFNNVETKPGVGYPRRYEDQAHWKGGWMLDKRGRLVLRSGGRIKRLLSLFSNPDLPSIEDYYEPVTYDYDNLVNAPAGKDMPVARPRSVLTGKPTSITWGANWEDGLGGAPENAGGDPNLTGEWAEKVKFEFEQTFLFHLPRLCEHCLNPACVSACPSGAMYKRVEDGIVLVDQERCRGWRMCVTACPYKKVYVNHATGKAEKCTFCFPRIEAGQPTVCSETCVGRLRYLGLLLYDADRVGEAAATPDEKDLLDAQRGVFLDPHDPAVITAAREAGIPEDWLDAARRSPVYDLVMRYKVALPLHPEYRTMPMVWYVPPLSPVLDAVDAAGGNQDDPDHVFAAVTRLRIPLEYLAELFTAGDADVVAGVLMKLTALRSYMRERTLGEDGDEAALKAVGLTPSEAEDLHRLLAIAKYQDRYVVPAAHKEDAAALSAMENRCPVESSDDPADAGGRRVMLGIPTLRRRAPEAPAGDRP
- the narJ gene encoding nitrate reductase molybdenum cofactor assembly chaperone, which codes for MSPLPTTIPALIRTRVRAAVRRPARLTPEEAESRTLLLRLCSLLLQYPDAELAACRAVLTASIETLPPSPAAEHLADFTTWFADQEPEALERHYVEMFDLRRKSSLYLTYYLHGDTRRRGMALLTLNQRYKAAGWDIDGGELPDHLPVVLEFAALAGPGGGEAPLRQHRRGLELIHHALADADSPYRHVLAALLTLLPPPTEADRAAVAQLVAEGPPNEEVGLDPYGTYGEGEFAPPSTFVPPMAAPPTRVPATNPTTSRMEGTR